CAAGCTCACCGAGCAGATCAACCTCATCATCCACCATGAGGATTTCACCAAGCTCGAAGGCACCTGGCGAGGACTCCACCACCTCGTCAACAACACCGAGACCGACGAGTCGCTGAAAATCCGCGTGCTGAACATCTCGAAAAAGGACGTGGCCAAGACCCTCAAAAAGTTCAAAGGCACCGCCTGGGACCAGAGCCCGCTCTTCAAAAAACTCTACGAGGAAGAGTTCGGCATGCCCGGCGGCCAGCCCTACGGCGCCATCATCGGCGACTACTACTTCGACCACTCCGCCCCGGACATCGAAATCCTCTCCGGCATGGCGCAGATCGCCGCCGCCGCGCACGCCCCCTTCATCACCGGCACCAACCCGGCCGTGATGAACATGGAGTCCTGGCGCGAACTCGGCGACCCCCGCGACCTCACGAAAATCTTCCAGACCCCGGAATACGCCGCCTGGCGCTCCCTCCGCGAGTCGGCGGACGCGATGTATCTCGGCCTCACCCTGCCGCGCTTCCTCGCCCGCATTCCCTACGGAGCCCGGACCAGCCCGGTCGAGGAATTCGCCTTCGAGGAGGACATCACCGGCACCGACCACAACAAATACGTCTGGTCCAACGCCGCCTACGCGATGGGCACCAACATCACCCGCTCCTTCAAGCTCTACGGCTGGTGCGCCCGCATCCGCGGCGCCGAGTCCGGCGGCATGGTCGAGGGGCTCCCCGTCCACTCCTTCCCGACCGACGACGGCGGCGTGGACATGAAGTGCCCCACCGAAATCGCCATCGGCGACCGCCGCGAGGCCGAGCTGGCCAAGAATGGCTTCATGCCGCTCTCGCACTGGAAAAACACCGACTACGCCGTGTTCATCGGCGCCCAGTCGCTGAACAAGCCCGCCGAATACGAGGACCCCGACGCCACCGCCAACGCCGCGCTGGCCGCCCGCCTCCCGTATCTCTTCGCCACCTGCCGCTTCGCGCACTTCCTCAAGTGCATCGTCCGCGACAAGATCGGCTCCTTCAAGGAAAAGGAGGACATGCGCAGCTGGCTCCAGAACTGGATCATGCAGTATGTGACCAGCGATCCCACCGCCTCCGAGGAATCCAAGTCCAAGTATCCCCTGGCCGCCGCCGAGGTGGTGATGGAGGACGTGCCCGGCAACCCCGGCTACTACTCCGCCAAGTTCTTCCTCCGGCCGCACTATCAGCTCGAGGGCCTCACCGTCTCCCTGCGCCTGGTCTCCAAGCTCCCCTCCGCCAAGTCCGGCTGATTATAAAAGACGAAAACCCATCCGGTCGCGCCGCGTCCCAGTGCCCGGCGCGACCGGCATGATTACAAACAAACCCGCCCGTTATAATTATAATAGACTTTATCAGCCGGCGGTTGCGTGAGATTTCTTTTCCCGCAACCGCCGCCTTTCGCAATGCTTGATATTATTCATAACCCCTGTTCATCCCTCCCTCCGTCATGCCGCTAGTCGATGCCTACATGAATTACACCGGGGGGATCAAGGGCGGCTATAAGGGCTCCCATCACCAGGGCTGGTCCGAGGTGTATGAGTTCAGTTACAACCTGGGTGGCGGGAGCCCGTCGCTCTCCATCACCAAGCCCGCCGACAGGGCCAGCAACATGCTTTATTATCGCTATCTGCAATGCCGCTTCAAGGACGCGGTGGGCCAGTCGGGCGTCAATGACCGTACCATCGAGGAGATAAACCTGGAGCTGTGCCGCATGGGGGACTCCAACAACGGTGGCAAAGGGAATGGGTTCGCCTTCATAAAATACCGTTTCAAGGGATGCCGGATTCTGCATTATGAAATATCCAGGGGGGATTCCGACGAGGACGCCCCGGAGGAGAAGCTCTCCATCGGGTTCAAGAAAATGTTCATGATCCATCACCGTCCGAACGATCCCTCCATGTTCGGATGGAATTTCAGGGAGAACAAAAAAGAAACGCCCCCCGGCGACATGACCGCGCCTTGATTTCCAACAGCCATGCCGTTTTACGCTTATATAAAAATTCCAGGGGTGGGAAACACCGAGTCCACGGACCTTTATTATGGAAAGGACTGGATTCCCGTCCGCTCGTATGATTTGGACAGCGGCGGGAATAATGAAGGCATCTCCCAAAAAAAACCGAAAAACCTGGGTTCCGAGAGTGATAAAATGGCATGGGGCCATTTGAGTGCTTTGCGGAGGCGGCATGACGATGAGATAAATGACGGCGGAGTAAACAACCTGTTTGGCGATGATGACAGCACCGCATGGATCGCCGACCTTCAGCAAATGGAGGGCAGGATGACCGAACTTGCCGAAGGAGGCGGCATGACAATCACCAAGCTGATGGACACCGTGACCCCCAAGCTGCATCAGTTCTGCATGGAATGCGCGCACGGCGGGGACCGCGGCGCCTTCCTCA
This genomic stretch from Termitidicoccus mucosus harbors:
- the tssC gene encoding type VI secretion system contractile sheath large subunit, encoding MSDETASAAQGAPQAATAEYSEFQNLLNKQFKPKTDEAKSAVEAAVQTLARQALAATSLVSDNAITTIESIIAEIDRKLTEQINLIIHHEDFTKLEGTWRGLHHLVNNTETDESLKIRVLNISKKDVAKTLKKFKGTAWDQSPLFKKLYEEEFGMPGGQPYGAIIGDYYFDHSAPDIEILSGMAQIAAAAHAPFITGTNPAVMNMESWRELGDPRDLTKIFQTPEYAAWRSLRESADAMYLGLTLPRFLARIPYGARTSPVEEFAFEEDITGTDHNKYVWSNAAYAMGTNITRSFKLYGWCARIRGAESGGMVEGLPVHSFPTDDGGVDMKCPTEIAIGDRREAELAKNGFMPLSHWKNTDYAVFIGAQSLNKPAEYEDPDATANAALAARLPYLFATCRFAHFLKCIVRDKIGSFKEKEDMRSWLQNWIMQYVTSDPTASEESKSKYPLAAAEVVMEDVPGNPGYYSAKFFLRPHYQLEGLTVSLRLVSKLPSAKSG
- a CDS encoding type VI secretion system tube protein Hcp produces the protein MPLVDAYMNYTGGIKGGYKGSHHQGWSEVYEFSYNLGGGSPSLSITKPADRASNMLYYRYLQCRFKDAVGQSGVNDRTIEEINLELCRMGDSNNGGKGNGFAFIKYRFKGCRILHYEISRGDSDEDAPEEKLSIGFKKMFMIHHRPNDPSMFGWNFRENKKETPPGDMTAP
- a CDS encoding type VI secretion system tube protein Hcp translates to MPFYAYIKIPGVGNTESTDLYYGKDWIPVRSYDLDSGGNNEGISQKKPKNLGSESDKMAWGHLSALRRRHDDEINDGGVNNLFGDDDSTAWIADLQQMEGRMTELAEGGGMTITKLMDTVTPKLHQFCMECAHGGDRGAFLKGNVELHICREVEKDGKPEPQLFMAYLLENCGIASVNINASDSANLSETVAISFQKITTATNFDGADWFCKSWDMVRGEEASTNWKPVRPPKSQI